The proteins below come from a single Gordonia sp. X0973 genomic window:
- a CDS encoding acetoin utilization protein AcuC has translation MPDTTAGAVIWSEGFEAYRWASEHPMNPVRLALTMSLATSLGVLDGIDPIPPLDIDDDQLRVVHTRNYIQAVREMGADAGSPDAALYEQIYGLGDMDNPVFPGMHEAARMLVGGSVAAARAIADGSVRRAVNIGGGMHHAMAARAAGFCVYNDCAIAIDWLLHHGFDRIAYIDVDAHHGDGVERAFADDPRVLTVSLHQHPATLWPGTGWPTEIGGPGALGSAVNVALMPGIVDSLWLRAFHAVVPSLIGAFKPQIIVSQCGADSHDADPLTDLGLTVDGQRAAILAMRDLADRYADGRWLAVGGGGYGIINVVPRTWTHLIAAALGRDVDPATRISDDWMSGAREVKAAIDQTYAAEPVGEMGDGGDVGYTPWDGDSGVDPPPGIDERAFRQTDRTILATRRAVYPLHGLDPEDPRD, from the coding sequence GTGCCGGATACGACAGCGGGAGCGGTGATTTGGAGCGAGGGCTTCGAGGCATACCGCTGGGCCTCCGAACACCCGATGAATCCGGTCCGGCTGGCGCTGACGATGAGCCTGGCCACCTCGCTGGGCGTGCTGGACGGGATCGACCCGATCCCGCCGCTGGACATCGACGACGACCAGCTGCGCGTAGTGCACACGCGTAACTACATCCAGGCCGTGCGGGAGATGGGCGCCGATGCGGGCAGTCCCGACGCGGCGCTGTACGAACAGATCTACGGCCTGGGCGACATGGACAACCCCGTCTTCCCCGGCATGCACGAGGCGGCCCGGATGCTCGTCGGCGGATCGGTGGCCGCGGCTCGGGCCATCGCCGACGGATCGGTGCGCCGCGCGGTCAACATCGGCGGCGGGATGCACCACGCCATGGCGGCGCGCGCGGCCGGATTCTGCGTCTACAACGACTGCGCGATCGCGATCGACTGGCTGCTGCACCACGGCTTCGACCGCATCGCCTACATCGACGTCGACGCCCATCACGGCGACGGGGTCGAGCGGGCCTTCGCCGACGACCCGCGGGTCCTCACGGTCTCGCTCCACCAACATCCGGCGACCCTCTGGCCCGGCACCGGCTGGCCGACCGAGATCGGCGGACCGGGGGCCCTGGGCAGTGCGGTGAACGTCGCGCTCATGCCCGGGATCGTCGACTCGCTGTGGTTGCGCGCCTTCCACGCCGTCGTACCGTCGCTGATCGGGGCGTTCAAACCGCAGATCATCGTCAGCCAATGCGGCGCGGACAGCCACGACGCGGACCCGCTCACCGATCTCGGACTCACCGTCGACGGCCAGCGCGCGGCGATCCTGGCGATGCGCGACCTGGCCGACCGATATGCCGACGGACGCTGGCTGGCCGTCGGCGGCGGCGGCTACGGCATCATCAACGTGGTCCCGCGCACCTGGACCCATCTCATCGCCGCGGCCCTGGGGCGCGACGTCGACCCGGCGACGCGGATCTCCGACGACTGGATGTCGGGAGCGCGCGAGGTCAAGGCCGCGATCGACCAGACCTACGCCGCCGAACCGGTCGGGGAGATGGGCGACGGCGGCGACGTCGGGTACACGCCGTGGGACGGCGACTCCGGTGTCGATCCGCCACCCGGCATCGACGAGCGCGCCTTCCGTCAGACCGATCGCACCATTCTGGCGACCCGCCGTGCGGTCTACCCGTTGCACGGCCTGGACCCGGAGGATCCCCGTGACTGA